From Paenibacillus sp. PK3_47, the proteins below share one genomic window:
- a CDS encoding DEAD/DEAH box helicase, with amino-acid sequence MNMAVKLMQKFYDRDNQNKLKVYRDKVELIRNRKLDAWDDGQLQAESLRLQKEAQAGTPLDELLPDAYSLVCEAAKRTLGLQPYDVQIMAAIALHERLLIEQHTGEGKTLSAVMPAYLNALTGRGVHVLTFNDYLAHRDAEWMGPVYRFLGLTVTSVQSGMSLFEKREAYAADITYVTAKEAGFDYLRDTIALSEADTVHRPFHYVIVDEADSLLLDEARVPLVISSEWSSPKSGSNMFAEVARQLQPEEHYDFDEFQRNVYLNDAGAALAESLLGCGNLYDDHNSHLLTSLNCALHVESLLTKDVDYIVRDGNIELIEEYTGRVAENRYLPDGLQAALIAKEGLQWTAGGKILGTITIQHFISLYPMICGMTATAQVSASELEDIYALQVLQIPPNRTNIRIDHPHRIYTHKEAKLKALVQEISSVHRTGRPILIGTSSVEESDKLAETLAAAGIPCHVLNAKNDAEEAAIIAKAGEAGAVTVSTNMAGRGVDIRLGGGDPEQAEVVAGLGGLYVIGTHVNESLRIDNQLRGRSGRQGDPGSSVFFVSLEDEMLLRFGIRATVRAARQDEALEDAVLCSKITHIQRVVMGQNFEIHKELNSYSDMVEDQRRILYGERLGILKGEQPISPSEQRVRLFYIDQLWADHLAYVSYLRESIHLESLASRNPIDEFHAQITRAFGQLPAKINQECANMLAKLGGSNDPARWEELGLKSPPSTRTYIINDQFMQNNRGSWNAGTVIAFWGRKIFRLVLWPVYKLPKY; translated from the coding sequence ATGAATATGGCCGTAAAGTTAATGCAAAAGTTCTACGACCGCGACAATCAGAATAAGCTGAAGGTCTACCGTGACAAAGTGGAGCTCATCAGAAACCGGAAGCTGGATGCATGGGACGACGGGCAGCTTCAAGCAGAATCACTCCGGCTGCAAAAGGAAGCACAAGCAGGTACGCCTTTGGATGAACTTCTGCCTGATGCTTATTCATTAGTTTGTGAGGCAGCGAAAAGAACGCTCGGATTGCAGCCTTACGATGTCCAGATTATGGCGGCTATCGCTCTGCATGAGAGATTGTTGATTGAGCAGCACACTGGTGAAGGTAAAACACTTTCTGCCGTTATGCCCGCTTATTTGAATGCGCTGACCGGCAGAGGCGTCCATGTGCTGACCTTTAATGATTATTTGGCACATAGGGATGCTGAGTGGATGGGTCCGGTTTACCGCTTCCTCGGATTAACGGTAACCTCTGTTCAATCCGGCATGAGTCTGTTCGAGAAACGGGAAGCATACGCAGCAGATATAACCTATGTTACAGCTAAAGAAGCTGGGTTTGATTATTTGCGCGACACGATCGCATTAAGTGAAGCAGATACTGTACATCGTCCTTTCCACTACGTAATCGTCGACGAAGCGGATTCATTGCTTCTAGACGAAGCGCGGGTGCCGCTGGTCATCAGCAGCGAGTGGAGTTCGCCCAAGAGCGGCAGCAATATGTTTGCGGAAGTGGCCAGGCAGCTGCAGCCCGAAGAGCATTACGACTTTGACGAATTCCAGCGGAATGTGTATCTGAATGATGCCGGCGCTGCACTGGCAGAGTCGCTGCTTGGCTGCGGTAATTTGTACGATGATCATAACAGTCATCTGTTAACTTCATTGAATTGCGCGCTGCATGTTGAATCTTTGTTAACAAAAGACGTCGATTATATCGTCCGGGACGGTAACATCGAGCTGATCGAAGAATATACCGGCCGCGTAGCCGAGAACAGGTATTTGCCCGACGGGCTGCAGGCCGCGCTGATAGCGAAAGAAGGCCTGCAGTGGACAGCCGGCGGGAAAATCCTCGGGACAATCACCATCCAGCACTTCATCAGTCTGTATCCGATGATTTGCGGAATGACGGCTACCGCACAGGTCTCCGCAAGTGAATTGGAAGATATTTATGCGCTGCAGGTACTGCAAATCCCGCCGAACCGGACAAACATACGGATCGACCATCCGCACCGGATCTATACCCATAAAGAAGCCAAGCTTAAGGCGCTTGTACAAGAAATCTCATCCGTTCATCGAACGGGACGCCCCATTCTCATCGGTACGTCCAGCGTCGAGGAATCGGACAAGCTGGCGGAGACGCTGGCCGCTGCCGGCATACCTTGTCATGTTTTGAATGCAAAAAATGACGCAGAAGAAGCCGCAATTATCGCCAAAGCGGGAGAAGCCGGCGCGGTGACGGTATCTACGAATATGGCGGGACGCGGGGTCGACATCCGGCTCGGCGGCGGCGACCCCGAGCAGGCAGAAGTTGTTGCCGGACTGGGCGGGTTATACGTAATTGGTACACATGTGAACGAGAGCCTGCGGATCGACAACCAGCTGCGCGGACGTTCGGGCCGCCAGGGTGATCCGGGATCCTCCGTATTTTTTGTAAGCCTGGAAGACGAAATGCTGCTTCGTTTCGGCATCAGGGCGACGGTTCGTGCAGCCAGACAGGATGAGGCTCTGGAAGATGCTGTGCTCTGCAGCAAAATCACGCATATCCAGCGCGTCGTTATGGGCCAAAACTTCGAGATACACAAGGAATTGAACAGTTATTCAGATATGGTGGAGGATCAGAGGCGGATTCTATACGGTGAACGGCTCGGAATTTTGAAAGGCGAGCAGCCGATTAGCCCTTCCGAGCAGCGGGTACGGCTGTTTTATATTGACCAGCTCTGGGCTGACCATCTCGCCTATGTCTCTTACCTTCGCGAAAGCATCCACCTGGAGAGCCTCGCCAGCCGCAATCCGATTGATGAATTTCATGCGCAAATCACCCGGGCCTTCGGCCAGCTTCCGGCTAAGATCAATCAAGAATGCGCTAATATGCTTGCAAAGCTTGGAGGTTCGAATGATCCGGCCAGGTGGGAAGAGCTCGGCCTGAAAAGCCCTCCTTCCACCAGGACTTATATTATCAATGATCAATTCATGCAGAATAACCGGGGCTCATGGAATGCAGGAACCGTTATCGCCTTTTGGGGCCGCAAAATATTCAGGCTGGTCTTGTGGCCGGTATATAAGCTGCCAAAGTACTGA
- a CDS encoding serine hydrolase domain-containing protein has translation MIRRRCVFVFSVLLLLCSTVTAYAAEESIGGATPSGIPLTGLEALADDYVKEYIGQHSVGASVVVVKDGQVVLSKGYGYADVEQQIPVTPETVMEWGSISKLTVWTSVMQLAEQGAIDLNEDIRKLLPPNFLTKLNYDEPITMLHLMNHNAGFEEYMFDMAYQSPGEVRPLEEGLKLAQPEQIYRPGEVVAYSNYGSSLAAYIVERISGQPFHEYVQKHIFDPLGMKDSIAHSVVEERPELLEHKAKGYFFAGEGRFTQGAWNYMSMYPNGGNNGTAEDLAKFAMALVPAAGEQSPLFGNPETLDTMLSRSYAAAEDMPGIAHGFWEYPGLHRTLGHGGNTIAFATNLQIVPEERFAVIVMANQAGESSIVHGLTKAIVGMREQADVAGLPDVSEVEGRFLAARRPGEGFMKLFPYLTMMSLKPQGADQLQVSLAGMSGSYKEVQPYLYQKVSGDPGLDVWPMLYAKVNNGKVAAVSVYTSDYLPLPAGKSMPVLLISAALAALAIAYFIISPFVLLVQAVLNKRRGGIRTVPRAGSRKVAAGLTLTGTGIVVNNLVLALRMLSNSERAYAEVYPQIIINYGLTGLAVLLAALLLFSWKRNRSGSTARDSWAVILPVVMTVVLVGQLVFWEFYR, from the coding sequence TTGATAAGAAGGAGATGTGTATTCGTATTCTCGGTTCTATTATTACTGTGCAGTACTGTCACGGCATATGCAGCAGAAGAGTCCATCGGGGGAGCAACGCCTTCCGGAATTCCGCTGACAGGTTTAGAAGCTTTAGCAGACGATTATGTAAAAGAGTACATAGGGCAACATTCTGTTGGTGCGTCTGTTGTGGTGGTGAAAGATGGGCAGGTGGTACTGTCCAAAGGATACGGCTACGCAGATGTGGAACAGCAGATCCCGGTCACGCCGGAAACAGTAATGGAGTGGGGCTCCATCAGCAAGCTTACAGTTTGGACGTCCGTGATGCAGCTGGCAGAGCAGGGGGCGATTGACCTGAATGAAGATATCCGCAAGCTTTTGCCGCCAAATTTTCTGACAAAGCTGAATTATGATGAACCTATAACGATGCTCCATCTGATGAACCATAATGCGGGATTTGAAGAGTATATGTTCGACATGGCTTATCAATCCCCTGGGGAGGTTCGGCCGCTGGAAGAAGGACTGAAGCTTGCCCAGCCTGAGCAGATTTACAGACCCGGTGAGGTTGTGGCCTATTCGAACTATGGCAGCTCATTGGCGGCATATATTGTGGAGAGAATCAGCGGTCAGCCTTTTCATGAATATGTTCAGAAGCATATTTTTGATCCGTTAGGCATGAAGGACTCCATTGCCCATTCCGTCGTGGAGGAGCGCCCGGAGCTGCTGGAGCATAAAGCTAAAGGGTATTTCTTCGCAGGAGAAGGAAGATTTACGCAGGGGGCATGGAATTATATGTCCATGTACCCTAACGGCGGAAATAACGGCACTGCGGAAGATCTGGCTAAGTTTGCGATGGCTTTAGTGCCTGCGGCGGGAGAACAATCCCCGTTGTTCGGGAATCCGGAGACGCTGGACACCATGCTGTCCCGGAGTTATGCTGCAGCAGAAGACATGCCGGGCATTGCCCATGGATTCTGGGAATATCCAGGACTGCACCGGACACTGGGGCATGGCGGAAATACGATAGCTTTTGCCACCAATCTGCAGATCGTGCCTGAAGAACGGTTCGCGGTCATAGTTATGGCTAATCAAGCCGGCGAATCGAGTATCGTTCATGGCCTGACCAAAGCGATAGTAGGCATGCGTGAGCAGGCTGATGTGGCCGGTCTGCCGGATGTATCAGAGGTGGAAGGGAGGTTCCTGGCTGCACGCCGGCCTGGAGAAGGCTTTATGAAGCTGTTCCCTTATCTTACAATGATGAGCCTTAAGCCGCAGGGGGCAGATCAGCTACAGGTGTCCCTGGCGGGCATGAGCGGAAGCTATAAGGAGGTTCAGCCATACCTTTACCAGAAGGTGAGCGGGGACCCTGGCCTTGATGTCTGGCCCATGCTGTATGCCAAGGTCAATAATGGAAAGGTAGCGGCAGTCTCGGTATATACCTCGGATTATCTGCCGCTGCCTGCCGGCAAATCCATGCCGGTGCTGCTTATAAGCGCTGCGCTTGCGGCATTGGCTATCGCGTATTTTATTATCTCGCCATTTGTACTGCTGGTGCAGGCGGTCTTGAACAAGCGGAGAGGCGGAATCCGGACTGTACCCCGTGCCGGCAGCCGCAAGGTGGCGGCTGGACTCACCTTAACGGGTACCGGTATTGTGGTGAACAATCTGGTGCTGGCTTTACGGATGCTGAGCAACAGTGAGCGGGCGTATGCAGAAGTGTACCCGCAGATTATAATAAACTATGGGCTGACGGGTTTGGCTGTACTGCTGGCCGCTCTGCTGCTGTTCTCCTGGAAGAGGAACCGGTCCGGTTCAACGGCCCGGGACAGTTGGGCGGTTATTCTGCCTGTTGTAATGACCGTTGTTCTGGTGGGACAGCTTGTGTTCTGGGAGTTTTACAGGTAA
- a CDS encoding carbohydrate ABC transporter permease, translated as MAQNQKFRNSSLGDRIFDICNTIFMILLVIVTLYPFLNMLALSFNDANDSVRGDIYIWPREWTLRNFEYVFSESNIFYATFISAARTIVGTVVSVFCTAMLAYTVSRPEYKLKKFVSVTFIFTMYFSGGLIPGYLLIKEMHMLNTFWVYIIPGIIGVFNMIVIRSFIEGLPEGLMESAKIDGAGDFITFSRIVLPLTVPALATVSLFVAVYQWNSWFDVFLYNSSTPSLSTLQYELMKMLSTSNTASASSAADAFANAQGNKAAVTPTSVRATMTIVASVPIIIVYPFLQKYFVKGMVVGGVKG; from the coding sequence ATGGCACAAAACCAAAAATTCCGGAATTCCTCGCTGGGTGACAGAATATTTGATATCTGCAATACTATTTTTATGATCCTGCTGGTTATTGTTACCCTCTACCCTTTTCTGAATATGCTTGCCCTATCCTTTAACGATGCCAATGATTCAGTGCGCGGGGATATCTACATTTGGCCGCGGGAATGGACACTGAGAAATTTCGAATATGTCTTTAGTGAATCCAACATTTTTTATGCAACCTTTATTTCTGCTGCACGCACCATTGTCGGAACGGTTGTCTCCGTGTTCTGTACAGCAATGCTGGCTTATACAGTTAGCCGTCCGGAATACAAACTGAAAAAGTTCGTATCCGTCACCTTTATCTTTACCATGTATTTCAGCGGCGGCTTGATTCCAGGCTACCTGCTGATCAAAGAAATGCATATGCTGAACACCTTCTGGGTATACATTATCCCGGGCATCATCGGTGTTTTTAACATGATCGTGATCCGTTCTTTTATCGAAGGACTGCCAGAGGGTCTGATGGAATCAGCAAAAATCGACGGTGCCGGGGATTTCATTACCTTTTCACGCATTGTGCTTCCGCTGACCGTTCCAGCGCTTGCCACCGTCTCGTTGTTCGTAGCCGTGTACCAATGGAACTCCTGGTTTGACGTTTTCCTGTATAACTCTTCTACACCAAGCCTCAGCACTCTCCAGTATGAACTGATGAAGATGCTGTCCACGTCAAATACAGCCAGTGCAAGCTCGGCAGCCGATGCCTTCGCCAATGCTCAGGGAAATAAAGCCGCAGTAACGCCAACCTCCGTCCGGGCTACCATGACCATCGTTGCCAGTGTACCGATTATTATCGTGTACCCGTTCCTGCAGAAATATTTCGTCAAAGGAATGGTGGTCGGTGGTGTAAAAGGCTAA
- a CDS encoding ABC transporter permease subunit has product MPQSNTGDSRVKVFFKELSKQKMLMLMSLPFLLWVIIFKYLPLWGWTIAFQKFKPARDFLDQTWVGLDNFKFLFQEPQFYRVLRNTLVMSSINLVLGFVTAIVLALLLNELRKVFFKRTVQTISYLPYFISWVVAANIVQTALAPEGIVNVLLLRLNLIDQPVLWLGVGEYFWGILGVTEVWKNVGWNTIIYLAAITTIDPSQYEAAEIDGASRLQRMWYITLPGMKPVIVLILIMNLGHILESGFEAQYLLGNGMNIDYSENLDIFVLKYGMQMNNFGLATAAGMFKTVVSFIFLITANNLAKRMGESRLY; this is encoded by the coding sequence ATGCCGCAATCGAATACTGGCGATTCGCGCGTGAAAGTCTTTTTCAAAGAGTTATCTAAACAGAAAATGCTAATGCTGATGTCACTGCCCTTTCTTCTGTGGGTGATAATCTTCAAATACCTCCCGCTTTGGGGATGGACGATTGCTTTCCAAAAATTCAAGCCGGCCAGAGATTTTTTAGATCAAACCTGGGTGGGTTTGGATAATTTCAAATTTTTGTTCCAGGAACCGCAGTTTTACCGTGTTTTGCGCAATACGCTCGTGATGAGCTCGATTAATCTGGTCCTTGGATTTGTAACAGCTATCGTCCTGGCCCTTCTGCTGAATGAACTGCGTAAAGTTTTCTTCAAGCGCACGGTTCAGACCATCAGCTACCTGCCCTACTTTATCTCATGGGTAGTGGCGGCCAATATCGTGCAGACAGCTCTGGCACCTGAAGGAATTGTCAATGTGCTGCTGCTCCGCCTGAATCTCATTGATCAGCCTGTGCTGTGGCTCGGGGTCGGCGAGTACTTCTGGGGAATTCTCGGAGTCACTGAAGTTTGGAAAAATGTAGGCTGGAACACGATCATTTATCTGGCTGCCATCACCACCATTGACCCGTCCCAATATGAAGCCGCCGAAATAGACGGTGCCTCCCGTCTTCAGCGGATGTGGTATATCACCCTTCCAGGCATGAAACCGGTAATTGTTCTGATCCTGATCATGAATCTGGGCCATATCCTTGAATCCGGTTTCGAAGCGCAGTACCTGCTTGGCAACGGGATGAATATTGATTATTCGGAAAATCTAGATATATTCGTGCTGAAATACGGCATGCAAATGAATAACTTTGGCCTTGCGACTGCAGCCGGCATGTTCAAAACCGTGGTCAGCTTTATCTTCTTAATTACCGCTAACAACCTCGCCAAGCGTATGGGCGAAAGCAGATTGTACTAG
- a CDS encoding ABC transporter substrate-binding protein, with amino-acid sequence MHRKKWLQSSLAAVMATTLLLAGCSNGNAGEGSSKSGGSEVSTEPVTYSYFGFGNNRDVMASDTTIGKILQEQTGVDWKMEFVVGDASTKSGVMIAGGDYPDVISPVGELAKFLDAGALIPLNDLIEEYGPNIKRVYGDYMNKITHEDGNIYILPYTANVNGYLSPPDPTSTFWMQRRVLKEFGYPEVKTLDQYFDLIEQYQAKYPTVDGKDTIGFVTFAGTAGEFFTITNQPMHLAGYPNEGAVMVDMETHEAKLYQGTEDEKRWLAKLNEMNSKGLVDPETFTANKDQYLAKLTSGRVLGFVNYSWQINDATTNLRTAGDDDLRYVALPIVYDESITDAYVDPPSFVNNRGLGISVSAKDPARIIKYWDNLLTDENQKLVQWGEEGVTYSVNEEGRMVMSEEQLTNRNDNDFKRKYGFAYFDYEWPRYGDNSVYDDGNAHVPFNQPEVAAINYTEGDKALLDAYKLKTFGDFYAEPVERPWYPAWSIEREPGSPEQLFSQRAGDLQQKYYSRLVLSSPAEFENVWNEYLAEYNKLDAADFEEFMTNKIKNRIDGKW; translated from the coding sequence ATGCACAGAAAAAAATGGTTACAATCCAGCCTGGCTGCGGTCATGGCTACGACGCTTCTGCTGGCAGGTTGCTCGAACGGCAATGCCGGAGAAGGCAGCAGTAAGTCCGGTGGAAGTGAGGTTAGCACAGAACCGGTTACTTACAGTTACTTTGGTTTTGGTAATAATAGAGATGTGATGGCAAGTGATACCACGATCGGTAAAATTCTTCAGGAACAAACGGGTGTTGACTGGAAGATGGAATTTGTTGTCGGGGATGCAAGCACCAAATCGGGCGTAATGATTGCCGGCGGCGATTATCCTGACGTCATCTCCCCCGTAGGCGAGCTTGCAAAGTTCCTGGATGCCGGTGCACTCATCCCGCTGAATGATCTGATTGAGGAATACGGTCCTAATATCAAACGTGTTTATGGCGACTATATGAATAAAATTACACATGAAGACGGCAATATCTATATCCTTCCCTACACTGCGAATGTAAACGGATACTTGTCGCCGCCTGACCCAACCAGCACCTTCTGGATGCAGCGGCGCGTGCTGAAAGAATTCGGCTATCCGGAAGTCAAAACACTGGACCAGTATTTTGACCTGATCGAACAATATCAGGCCAAATACCCTACCGTAGATGGAAAAGACACCATTGGATTCGTTACCTTTGCAGGCACCGCCGGTGAATTCTTCACCATTACGAATCAGCCGATGCATCTGGCCGGCTACCCGAATGAGGGCGCCGTCATGGTTGATATGGAAACCCATGAAGCCAAGCTCTATCAGGGAACTGAAGATGAGAAACGCTGGCTGGCCAAGCTAAATGAAATGAACAGCAAAGGCTTGGTTGACCCGGAAACCTTTACCGCCAACAAAGACCAGTATCTCGCCAAGCTTACTTCCGGCCGTGTACTCGGATTTGTAAACTATTCCTGGCAGATTAATGATGCGACAACCAACCTGAGAACAGCCGGAGATGACGACCTGCGTTATGTCGCCCTTCCGATTGTCTATGACGAGAGCATTACAGACGCATATGTGGATCCTCCATCTTTCGTCAATAACCGCGGACTCGGTATCTCTGTAAGCGCTAAAGATCCGGCACGCATCATCAAATATTGGGATAACCTGCTGACGGATGAGAATCAGAAGCTTGTCCAGTGGGGCGAAGAAGGAGTCACCTACTCCGTGAATGAAGAAGGACGCATGGTGATGAGCGAAGAACAGCTTACCAACCGTAACGACAATGATTTCAAACGCAAATACGGCTTTGCTTATTTCGATTATGAGTGGCCGCGGTACGGTGATAACTCAGTGTATGACGACGGCAATGCCCATGTTCCGTTCAACCAGCCGGAAGTGGCGGCAATCAATTATACAGAAGGCGACAAGGCCCTGCTTGATGCTTACAAGCTGAAAACTTTCGGTGACTTCTATGCCGAGCCGGTGGAACGTCCATGGTACCCGGCCTGGAGTATTGAGCGTGAGCCTGGTTCCCCGGAACAGCTGTTTAGCCAGCGTGCCGGAGATCTGCAGCAGAAATATTATTCCCGCTTAGTGCTTTCTTCCCCAGCCGAATTTGAAAACGTTTGGAATGAATATCTCGCTGAGTATAACAAACTGGATGCGGCAGATTTCGAAGAATTCATGACGAACAAGATCAAAAATCGCATCGATGGAAAATGGTAA
- a CDS encoding sensor histidine kinase, which yields MINFRLLHHMKLRSKLIVIYIVCVFIPIILTNVMFYKVTTMNIKTQKTSDAEQAMSLLQAELKTVIDDAAGMSYLYSIDKQLIQHLNTTFVSNNRYVESLNTISNLFNRTDKENKVISSLVIMTDNPTILASGNIIRLEDDTRNSDWYGQINTFNNTHPHLFVTPDNISVIQRLSDRRLETYEHVLKIDLNMNYIKQILDLSSFTGDFYILDPSNQARYGRLANGEPSGLITAEQTISLSDIPKPEKAIVIGKTYQNNRYVGGWSVYGVLDEEIILSDVRQSGQFILWFAVINFVVPTIVILIMSRSIHTRIRNILRQMKSVKDKNFGLIPYNGERDEVGELAVEFNRMSKRIGNLINDVYVAEIQKKELELRQRQAQLHALHSQINPHFLFNALETIRMRSQMKGETQTARTIQNMAKIFRKSILWKTSFVTIREELELIESFLEIQKYRFDTKLDYHIEVDQSLLDIEIPKMAFLPFVENASIHGIENIAGIGYINIQIAQENGQLIFVSADNGVGMDQEKIRELQDYFEDDSAMGDSIGMKNVITRLRIYYGESFFFNISSEPGEGTRVLLRLPLAIK from the coding sequence GTGATCAACTTCCGTCTGCTGCATCATATGAAGCTTCGAAGCAAGCTGATCGTGATTTACATTGTATGTGTGTTCATACCAATCATATTGACCAATGTTATGTTCTACAAGGTAACTACCATGAATATCAAAACTCAGAAGACTTCTGATGCGGAACAAGCGATGTCCCTGTTGCAAGCCGAGTTAAAAACCGTTATTGACGATGCTGCAGGCATGTCCTACCTCTACTCTATTGACAAGCAGCTCATTCAGCATTTAAACACTACCTTTGTATCTAATAATCGCTATGTTGAATCGCTCAACACCATATCCAATCTGTTCAACCGCACGGATAAGGAAAACAAAGTGATCAGCTCCTTAGTCATCATGACGGACAATCCTACTATTCTTGCCTCAGGCAACATCATTAGACTTGAGGATGATACACGGAACAGCGACTGGTACGGACAGATCAATACATTCAACAATACACATCCGCATCTCTTCGTAACACCCGATAATATCAGTGTCATTCAAAGACTCTCTGATCGCCGGCTGGAGACCTATGAGCATGTGCTCAAAATTGATTTAAATATGAATTATATAAAACAAATTCTGGATTTATCCAGCTTCACCGGCGACTTTTACATTCTGGATCCATCCAATCAGGCCCGCTACGGGCGTCTGGCCAACGGTGAACCGAGCGGGCTGATCACAGCAGAACAGACTATTTCTCTCAGTGACATCCCCAAACCGGAGAAAGCCATTGTCATCGGGAAAACTTACCAGAACAACCGTTATGTAGGCGGATGGTCTGTTTACGGGGTGCTGGATGAAGAGATCATTCTCTCGGATGTCAGACAATCCGGTCAGTTTATCCTGTGGTTTGCGGTGATTAACTTCGTCGTGCCAACCATCGTGATCTTGATCATGTCCCGCTCCATACATACCCGTATCCGCAACATCCTGCGGCAGATGAAGTCCGTAAAGGACAAAAATTTCGGTTTGATCCCCTATAACGGGGAAAGGGATGAAGTTGGTGAGCTGGCGGTCGAGTTCAACCGGATGAGCAAACGGATCGGGAATCTGATCAATGATGTCTATGTAGCGGAAATACAAAAAAAGGAACTGGAGCTGCGCCAGCGGCAGGCCCAGCTGCATGCGCTCCACAGCCAGATTAATCCCCACTTTTTATTTAATGCGCTGGAGACGATCAGAATGAGGAGCCAGATGAAAGGCGAAACTCAAACCGCCAGAACCATTCAGAATATGGCCAAAATTTTCCGCAAATCGATCCTTTGGAAAACAAGCTTCGTAACGATCCGCGAGGAGCTGGAGTTAATCGAAAGCTTTTTGGAGATTCAGAAATACCGCTTTGATACAAAGCTGGACTATCATATTGAGGTGGATCAATCCCTGCTCGACATTGAAATACCGAAGATGGCCTTCCTCCCTTTTGTGGAGAATGCCAGTATTCATGGCATTGAAAATATAGCCGGCATCGGATATATCAACATACAGATTGCCCAGGAGAACGGTCAGCTCATCTTTGTAAGTGCAGATAATGGGGTCGGTATGGATCAGGAGAAAATCAGGGAGCTGCAGGATTACTTTGAGGATGACTCTGCGATGGGCGATTCAATCGGCATGAAAAATGTTATAACACGGCTGAGAATCTATTACGGTGAATCGTTCTTCTTCAACATTTCCAGTGAACCCGGGGAAGGAACACGCGTACTCCTCCGGCTGCCGCTGGCCATTAAATAA